The Sporolituus thermophilus DSM 23256 nucleotide sequence CCGACGCAGGGCGAGATTTCCTCACTCTTCGGTCAGCGTTGGGGCCGGCTTCACACCGGGCTCGACATCGCCAACGACATTGGCACGCCCGTCCGGGCGGCCCGCGCCGGGCGCGTGATTTTTACCGGCTGGAAGGGTGGTTATGGTTACACGGTCATGATTGAGCACGGCGCCGAATACACCACCCTGTATGGCCATCTGGCCGACTATGTGGTGACGCCCGGCCAGTATGTCCAGACCGGCCAGGTTATCGCCTACATGGGTAACACCGGTTACTCCACCGGGCCGCATCTGCACTTTGAGGTCCGCCGCGGCGGCCAGCCAATAAATCCGTTGGCGGTGCTCCCGTAGGGAATAAAGCTGACCGGCGGCGGGAAAACTAACACTACCGGCAATCTACCAGCCAGAGGGAATATGGCCTACGTTATTGCTTGTCTCATGGCCTCGCTTAGCTTTCTGCTTAATAAAGCGCTGCTAAAAACCGTCGGGCCCAAAGCCATTGTCAGTTTCAGTCCGGCCGTGGAAGAAGCGGTAAAGACGCTACCCGCCTATTATCTGTCGGCCGACATCCTGGCTACCCATGTCACATTTGGTTTACTCGAGGCGGTTTATGACTGGCTGCCGAAGCGGAAAAGCAGCGGCAAGGCGGCGCTTTTCAGCCTTATTGGGCATACCCTGTTCGGCCTGGCAACGATTGCTGCCCTGTGGCTTGCCGATAGCGTCTGGATGGCCCTGGCCGCCGGTTTTGCCTGCCATCTTGCCTGGAATGCCGCAGTGGTTACATTCTATGCGCCACGGGAAGGAAGCGGTGGACAATGAAGATTTTTTACACCTGCGACTATTGCGGGCAGGCTATCGACACCATTGAGGTAAACCAAGTAGACGAAGCAAGGTTTGGCTTTGACTGTTTGACGGCCGAGGAACGGGAAACATTAGTCCGCGTTGATCCGCTGACCCAGGCTATGTATGTACAGTCGCTCTGTGACGCCTGTATTGAAACATTGGGCCTTGATGATGGCGATTTGCCGGCCGCACGGCATATCTGGCCGGTGCACTAAGAAAAAGAGGCAGGAAATGCTCCTGCCTCTTCTAAATTTCATCAATCATAAGAAACGCCGCGTTGCAGGTCATCAGCCGCGAAAGTGTCGACGCCTACCTCATACTTCATTTCCGCTTTGCGCTGCCCGTCGCGGTCGGTTTCGCCAATCAGGTCGGGGTAGCCGGCAGAGGATTTGCCATCAATGTTTTTGCCGTTCCAGAAACGGTATACGCGGGTTTTGTCATCGGCCAAAATAATCACCTCCCTGCGCATAGTTTTTCCGGATTTGCGGACGGCAATTAGGAAAAATTTTAATCGAAACAGCGGCCTGTTTGGCCGTAAGCGAGGCCGGGCCCTTTTGACGTCGGCCGAGGGATATGGTATTGTTAAAAGGAACATGATAGAACTAACGCCTGTTGGTTCCGGTCTGGCAAGGACAGCCCCGCCGGTCAAGCAACAGGCTAGGCGTGTTTTCCGAGCAAAGAGGTGTGAGCATGCAACCACTATTCGACGCGATCCAGACCGACAAGGCCTTGCAGCAGGCCTTGGCCGCCTGCACTGCGGCCAACAAGGCTAGCCTGATCTACGGCTTGACGGGAACGCAAAAGAGTGTTCTCCTCGCAGCCGCTTACAATAAAAAACCGCGTGCCACGTTTATTATCACCGTCTCCGGGGAGAGTATCGACCAGCTTAAGAGCGATTTAGCCACGCTACTGCCGACAGCGCCGGTCTTAGAGCTGCCAGCCCTTGACCTTGTCACTTTTTCAGCCGCGGCCAAAAGCCTGGAACTAACGGCCCGGCGGCTGGATATTTACAG carries:
- a CDS encoding anti-sigma-F factor Fin; amino-acid sequence: MKIFYTCDYCGQAIDTIEVNQVDEARFGFDCLTAEERETLVRVDPLTQAMYVQSLCDACIETLGLDDGDLPAARHIWPVH